The DNA region ACAAAAATGGTACAAAAACTATATTCAAACATACATCGAACGCGATGTAAGAAATTTAAGAAATGTTGAAAATTTAAGTTTGTTCCAACAATTCATAAAACTATGCGCGGGTAGAATTGGACAAGTTTTAAACCTTGCATCACTAGGAAATGATTGTGGAATTACAGCAAATACAGCACGCTCATGGATTTCTCTTTTAGAAAGTAGTTATATAATCCACCTTTTACGTCCACATTATAAAAACTTCAGTAAAAGATTAATCAAAGCTCCAAAGCTTTATTTCTACGATGCAGGACTTGCTTGTTCTCTACTTGAAATAGAAAATGAAAAACAATTAGCCACGCATTACTTGCGCGGAAATCTATTCGAATCTTTTGTAATTTCAGAATTAATCAAAAAACAGTATAACCAGGATAAAAGACCTAACGTCTACTTTTGGCGCGACAGCCTAGGACATGAAGTTGATTGCATAATTGAAAAAGGACAAGAACTAATTCCGCTTGAAATCAAAATCGGCAAAACAATAAATCCTAGTTTCTTTGACGGTTTACACTATTGGAATGAATTAGCAGGCGAAAAATCTCAAAATGGAGTTTTAATTTATGGCGGTGATGAAAAAGTTAAACATCAGGGAATTAAAATTTTAGGATGGAAATTTTTGAAAAATATTTCTTGAAATCTTTGAAATAAAAAAGAGGGAATTTTTACATTCCCTCTAAATTTTTATGTAGTTATGAAATATCAACCAAAATTTTTATTCTCTTCCTGGAATATAAGTTGACCCTGGAAGATGAACTCCTTGACATGCCGCCAAAGTCCAATCAAATTGCGCATCTTCTTGATACTCTTGAATTTTATGTTCTTTATTCACAGATTGTTCTTGTTTTTTATCGTCTTTGTTCTCTGATTTTTTTTGATCAGGATTTTGTGATTTATTCACCATTTTCTCTGTGTTTTTAGGCTTTGAACCTACATGATTATCCTTACATATTTTTTCATGTACAAAAACTGAA from Candidatus Dependentiae bacterium includes:
- a CDS encoding AAA family ATPase, which codes for MISRELTTELKATAKQFPVVAVLGPRQSGKTTLVKNTFKKYNYVTLEDLDKKQMAETDPRSFLESNKNEHGLTLDEVQLTPNLFSYIKTYVDSHKGAGQFILTGSQNFLLNEKISQSLAGRVAILTLLPLSYTELEKAKLLSNKIDKTLYFGFYPRIWNEKIPPQKWYKNYIQTYIERDVRNLRNVENLSLFQQFIKLCAGRIGQVLNLASLGNDCGITANTARSWISLLESSYIIHLLRPHYKNFSKRLIKAPKLYFYDAGLACSLLEIENEKQLATHYLRGNLFESFVISELIKKQYNQDKRPNVYFWRDSLGHEVDCIIEKGQELIPLEIKIGKTINPSFFDGLHYWNELAGEKSQNGVLIYGGDEKVKHQGIKILGWKFLKNIS